The following nucleotide sequence is from Cucumis melo cultivar AY chromosome 1, USDA_Cmelo_AY_1.0, whole genome shotgun sequence.
AAGGAATAAAATACACAAATGGATTGCAAATTCAATAGTCAATATGTATATCAATTGCAGAGTTATTCAATAGattacaaataagaaaaaaCTACACTGTTGTATCTTAATAACTCATTTTCTGTAGTGGTCGTAACTGCAGTAATAATCAAATGAAAGAAATGAGCTTGAAGTTCTGTAATTCTAATCCTTTTTACTTCAACTTTAATTTCTAAAAACTCTCTCCCATGTCTTCTTTTTCCATCAATGACAACCCTCTTTCTCCAGTAGTATTTGACATAATTGGTGACATCCATGACAATAAGCAGAGTtactttcttcttccttcaatAATGCAGTGATTACTTTTATTGTTGTATCTTATAATGAAGTTGTGGAGTCTATCTTGAGATATGTAATAAAAGTCGTGCAATCTAACTGAGGAATGAAGGATGGATAATttagttgtggttaggggtgacatattaaattctagagaaataaaaaggttTACACAACTTCCATTTAAAGTTCATATATTGTATTTCTTGTTCGTTAACTACCTTAGCACAAAAAAATACCCAAAGAAATGGAGGAAGATCAAATTTTAACGCAGACGGAAGCAAACAATATGTCCATGGCGGATCAGGGGAGAAGACCCAGAAAGAAAGATCCAATGACATTGCATACTGTAGAATTCCCCGTGAGCAATATCAATCCAATTCCAACAACTGTCCAAGCCGACATTTCAACCAGCATAAATCCAACCAACCCATGTGGAAATTCTTCTTTTTGACTTCAtatctctgttttttttttttccatcccCACTTTGATAATTCGTTGTTTCCCCTCAAGCTAAATTTTCAACTGAAACTTTTCAGAGTTTTCTCCCTTTCAATCATGTGGGAATCTGAATCTGAATCTGTTAGAGAACGTGGGTATGGCGATGGACTCCTCAGTCCAACCAAACATAGCCTCAAGACCGATGGGTTTGAGCTTAGAGGCCGTTCATGGTTAATTCTTCTTTAGAAActgctttttcctttttgaattttttttttctctttggatATTCACATGTTGCCTTTATGGGTGTAGTGAACATCAAATGTATGTTGAAATGGCTGTGCCAAATTTGAACCGAGTTCTCATGCAGGGTTTTGAGTTTTATGGTTTGTTTTGCTTAGGCATGTTGGAACTGATATTCCGAGTGATCTTCTTGTTCAAGTTGAAGACGTGGATTTCCATTTACACAAGGTAGCacatttccttttatttttatttttcggTTTAGAGCCTATGTGTTTTTGGAGATGAGTTTTTTGACCATTTGTTTGTTTTGATTTGTTGTTTTTTCCTCATTCTTGTTGGAAAGTGTCTTCTCTTTTCTCGAAGTGGGAAGATGACAAGACTTGCGTATGAATCAAGGGATCCAGATTTGAGCAAGATTGTTATCAAAGACCTTCCGGGGGGGACTGAGGCGTTTCTATTAGCAGCGAAGTTCTGCTATGGCATCCCTCTTGATCTAACCGCGGCCAATATCTCTGGCCTAAGATGTGCTGCCGAGTACCTTGAAATGACAGAAGATTATGAGGAAGGGAACCTCATATTCAAAACCGAAGCGTTTTTAAGCTATGTTGTTCTATCATCTTGGAGCGACTCGATTCTAGTGTTGAAAAGCTGCGAGAATCTTTCACCGTGGGCAGAGAATCTTCAAATAGTTAGAAGATGTAGTGACTCCATAGCTTGGAAGGCCTGTGCCAATCCAAAAGGAGTGAGATGGAGTTACACTGGGAAGCCTCAGGACATTCAAAGTCCAAAATGGAACGAGATGAAGGAGCCGATCCCAGGTGGAAGCCATACCGTTCCTGTGGATTGGTGGTTCGAAGACGTATCAATTCTGAGAATTGATCACTTTGTGCGAGTTATCACTGCTATAAAGGTGAAAGGGATGGGATATGAACAGATTGGAGCTGCAATAATGTACTATGCATGTAAATGGCTTCCAGGTTTAGTTAATCATGAGAATGGAGAAGGCACAGAGGCCACAAACTGTAGCAATGGCAGTGGCAGTAGCAGAAAGTACAATTGGAATGGTGACCTTCATATGGTTGTGGTAAATCCGAAGAACAAAATCTCAACGATTCAGGTGAAAGAAAGGAGAATGATTATTGAGAGTCTGATCAGCATACTTCCACCACAGAAGGACAGTGTTTCATGTAGCTTTCTTCTACAACTTCTAAGCATGGCAAATGTTTTGAAGGTTGCTCCTGCTTTAGTTACTGAACTCGAGAAAAGGGTGGGGATGCAATTTGAACAGGCCACCCTCAAAGACCTTCTCATTCCTTCTTATAACACATCTGAGACCATGTATGATGTTGATCTTGTTCAGAGGCTTTTAGAACATTTCCTGATTCAAGAACTAACCGAAGATTCAAGTCCCAGCTGTCAATCCTTTTCGGGAAAAGATGCATTAGAAGCATCTCAAACTACTGCAAGTTCGGACCAAAATGCGAAGATGCGAGTGGCAAGGCTTGTTGATAGCTATCTCACAGAGGTGGCTAGAGATAGAAATCTTTCTTTGACAAAGTTTCAAGTCCTGGCTGAGGCTCTTCCCGAATCGGCAAGATCATGTGATGACGGACTTTATCGAGCAGTCGATTCATATCTTAAGGTAAGTTGAATGTAATCTTTTTAATCTATTTGCTTGATCAAGTTTCATTTTTTACCGACTTCTGTTTTGGTTAATTCCATTCATTGGTGTTTTTAATTGTCATTTGTCCCCAAAGAAAGGGATTTTGAAGCAAATATGCATATATAATTTCAACTGCATAACATTTGGCGTGAAACAATAAAAGACTTGGATACATTAGAAATCCTTATAAACTTATAAAGGGGATTATGTAAGGAAAGGTTTCGTTAAAGAACTGCATCAAGTTCATTCGACTATGGATCCCCATtaactttcttctttttacttatttcttgtTAAACAAAATCAACAGGCACATCCAACGCTATCCGAGCACGAAAGGAAACGGTTGTGCCGGGTGATGGACTGCCAAAAGCTGTCTGTTGATGCCTGTATGCACGCTGCACAAAACGAACGACTCCCATTACGCGTTGTCGTTCAAGTTCTCTTCTCTGAGCAAATAAAGATAAACAATGCCATAGCCAACAACACAATCAAAGAAGCTGGCGACTCACGATTTCAACCAATCGCCTCAAGCAGAAAAACACTACTTGAAGGGACACCTCAATCATTCCAAGAAGGATGGACAGCCGCAAAAAAAGATATAAACACACTGAAGTTCGAACTTGATACTGTGAATATAAAATACTTAGAGCTCCAAAACAATTTGGAGACTTTGCAGAGGCATTTTGAGAAGATCCTAAAGCAGAAACAAACATCATCATGGAGCAGTGGATGGAAGAAACTAAGTAAACTGACAAAGATGAATGCCATGGAAAACCAAGATTTGGTTGATCAAGTTCCAACAACAGGAGAGAAGGCTAGAAAGACAAATAGAAGGTGGAGAAACTCAATATCATGAAAAGGAAATTCAATAGTAGGAGGCAACAGTACAATATTGAGGATCTTACCTTTTCTGCTTGGTGAAGGGTGGAATTATTGGAAAGTTGTGGCATTTTTCAGGCTTTTATGTGAAATGGTAATTTTATTGTAAGGATGTACAACTATCATTATCTTTTTATTACCACTTCAATAAATCAAAATCTAAACCAAGTTTTCGTCTCATAACTAAAGTTTGTATTTGGTTTGAGATTTCGACTAAAAATTCATATCTTTCTTTTAAGAACAGTGCCAACTATAATAAGATATAATTAAAAAGAGGTACAAACATAAACTTCGAAAACTAAAAACGGAATGATTTTTAAATAGGATAGTAGTTTTGTTTTGTGTTTGGCCAATGGCCATGAATTCAGTTATGACCTAAAACATATGGATGTTAGTTTGCCATCCATGTTCTTCCAAAGTTGTGATCTTAAAATAACATATCAAACTTAGAAGATTCTTGTCTATAAAGTGATGGAAGAGAACCAATATGATACGTGTTTTCTTAGATTACACATGTTTTGTTTATTCAATATACATCATTCAATCTCATTTTCCATTTATCTATTTAGAATTGGTTTTGTAtctatatttcattatatttgtaGCCATTCTTTTTAGTGTGTATAGtcatattgtttttttctatatatgacaaactttttaattttttagtacAATGTCAAATCGTAACTATAATCGatctaatatattttttttatcagtTTGAACTTTTCATAATATTTATAGAGTATGTGACAAGCACTAGATCGACGCGTAGGTTTTCTCTTTTGTAAACCACACGTTCTTTCTCTATTAAAACAAATTCATTCCTTATACTGTCATGTATGCTTTTTCTTTGCTCAACTTTTGGCATCAAATTTAGTGTCTGCTTGTGGGCTGGGAAGAAAGTTGTATAATGGTAAAACCTACAAACCTTACGAATATGAATAAAAGGGAGGAGGAAAGGAAAGGATCTAATCAAGACTGCCACCTACGGAGGACTAAAAAATAAATACCTTGAATGAGTTATTATCTGACTCGACTAACTACAAATCTACTAATAAGCAGAACCCTTCTTATGCAGTGGTCCATGTGAAGCATTAATACATAGTCAATGCTAGAGGGAAATAAAAGCTCCTTTGGATAAGTATATGTGGGAGAAACAAAGTCTTATATATGTATTGGATTTTATGCCTAAACTAAACAACATGTTATTTTATCTTAATGTCTTCAATTTAATTTGCATATAACTAtatccaataaattaaaatatggaGCTATTTGCATGTGTAGAAAAAATGGTGAGTATGGACTTGGGTGTAgcctaaactaaactaaactaagTACATTGCTCTtatgatttaaaataattaattagatgaGATGTGAATAGTTAATTACCTTTTAAAAgctaataaataaattattctAAACATATTTGAATAGTGATATATGGataatttgttttattaaaaatgtAACTTGTAAATTTCAAATGGATCCTAAATACTTTGCTGACATTTTCAAACATAGGCATAATATTTTAGCAAAAGTTCAGATTTTATCAACGATAAACATTatgataaatatttttaatagttttagtgtaaataattttcttaataataatgagtaaaagagaaagaaaacgATGAATTTATTATGGAGAATAAAGAATGGAACACCCAAGTGTGGTTGTTAGTACAAGGAGTAATGAAAGTGTTAGGATAAATGTCAATGTCCCACTAAAAGCCTTTGAAGAGTGAGCATTGTTGGAGACAATGGTAGATGGTCACAGTGTGCCCAATTCCAAATTTCCTTAAACACTTATTTGGATAATGAGAGGTGTGGCTGCAAAAATCTCAATCAACTTCCAAAAAGAAAAGCCTTTTTGGTTCATCACTTTGCTTTGGAGTTGTGTCAAAAACATTCGACCTTGACAGGAAagtattatgttttcttttgctttgtttttcttcttctttttcggTTTTATGAGTTAGTAGGGTTTGTATCTTAAGTACGTAGTTGATTAAGGATAGTAAACAATTGTGAGGATGAGAGATCGAACCTCTCACTTTATAATGAAATGTCATGCCAATTATAAGTTAAGTTCACACGCTTTTATTTTTTGACGAAgaaacttttaagttataaattCATGGATCCAGACAACATCAATTTTAATTGAACTCAAAACATGTTTTGAGTTTTAACCCCATcttatttttcttgtttcaCAAGTCATtaactttttggaattttttttgtagatgacaataataataataacaataatattattatgtTGAAAgtaatatttacaaaatatattaacatttcaaattttatcaacGATAAACTTCTATTAGTGTCTATTGCATTGATAGAAGCCTATAAGCGATagaattgatttcttttttcgtatttgtatcttttcaaattttttaaatgaaaatgttAGAAATCAATGAGAGTATTATAGATATTTGAACTTGATTTTATGTAATATTGTAAGTTATTAAGCTATTCATGAAAAAAAAGAATGGTACATTTAGGTCATTCTTGCTTACTATTAGTGTAggaaatctttttttttaagtaaaatataaaaaatatctaattaagtGTCCAAATTTATGTGTATGAAAGTTTAGGGTATAATGATACTTTCCTTATCTTTTATTGTCCATCATCCTCATGCCATTTGCcctaaattattaaattaaggCAACAAGGTTACTCAATGTGAAATGAAAAGAGAATGATATCAAAAGTTTGTTGGCCCTATCTTAAAAGTTCTCacaattttcatctttttcttcatAAAGTAATTCTCAATTCCAACCAGAAAACAGTTAAAAGTAAAGATATTGATCCATCTTGAAAAGACAATCATCTTTTCTTTGTAATACTTCAATCATCCAATACACTCAAAGCCACAATGTTGACAAACATTGAAACTTAAGGATCAAAGTAATTAGATTAGATCCTCCATCCCTACCATTATTATACTAAAAACAAAGACTATTACAAGTGGTAAAATGTACTGGCGAGTCCTAATCATTTTGTAAGAGAAGAATGGAATTAGAGTGGTTAGAAATGCTACCAACTTTAGTTAGCTTCAAGTGGGGGCATCTTCATACCTAATCGGTTTTGTAGGCAAAGGTGTAGATTCTACATATCCATTAATCACATCGTGATTTCAATCTTGTCGATAGAGACCACGTAGTCCTCGGAAATTAATGGGTCTAGTTCTTAATCTAAAAGTCTTTGTGGAGGCATGCTAGCATGCTTGACATTTGGCAAGAACGAGATTGATGTATACACACATACACACCCATGCTATGAAACAGTGCCACTGGAAAAATTTTCTATACTACGATGGTATGCAGTAATTGTCAATCATGTTACCAATATTTGAAAGTGATGTAGATTCCACATGCATAAAAGAATTGTCTAAAAGCACAAAGTTATTGTGTGAATCCAAGAAACATCCATTTCTGTAGTACtagaaaattttcttttgttcaaTTGTATTTGCACGAGAAAGTCTTAGTGCACGTCTGAGCTCATCATGTGGAGCAGCTAATCATGATTGTAGTGAGGAACCACCCTTGCAGTAATCTAGATCAAGTATGAAGAAAACTTTCTATCTTCATTTCAGCTATGCAACAGAAGTGGGAGGTGCAATTATCATTGTTACATAGAAGTGGGAGGGGCAATAAAAGCAAACCAGAAAggtttaaacaaaaaaaaatatacaaagaAAACTTATGGAAAggaaagataaaaaaatataaaaaaaaaaacagctaAAAAAGAGTGGAATAGAAAACAAGAATGCAGAATTCATCCACCAATTATTCATCATCTTCAAACTCAAACAGACCATTAGAAACAACAAATCTAAAAAACAAAAGCAGAGTACAGGGGAAATTCTCACGAGCAGAACCAGAGGCCACCACCCCCACTCTACCTTCACAAATTTTCTCTGTACAAAAAGCAATCACTTCCCACTTTGCAACAAAAAAACAAGCTTACCTTTACGGCATCATTGATTAAAGCGCAACTCCAGCTCAGCTCCTACCATATTCATCATGAAACACATTGCAGTACTCTCACAATTTGTTGCACCTGAATCACTTTTCCAATACTTTTCATTATCtgcattttgtttttttcttatcCATACAATGTAAAGAGAAGGCAAAAGCATGATATAGAGAATGCAGGTGGAGAGTTTAGTGGAGGGTGGGGCCTAAGTAACCAAATGCGCATGCACTAAATTCATGGGGTTTCTCCATGAAAAAGAGGGGTCCCTCAAAAATACAACAAATACCTCCACTGTCACCTTCCAAGTAGTCAAATCCCAGTGATTCCTTTAATCTTTAGTGCCCCAAAAGCAAATAGATAACAATCATTTCTGGTCAACATTACCCATTTTGTCTTTCAATGGCAACAAGCAAAGACCAGTATCTGCATATTGCACTTAAATTCCTTTAGTAGCCCATTACGTACAGTCCCATAATGTCCATAGGGTCCCATTACCATATTGATTTTCAAATACAACAATCATTCTGTAAAGAAATCTTTGCTTACCACCTTTTTCTCCCATCCTGATATCCTTGACCGACATCACGGTGAGGGAGTGTGGCAGCAGCTAGACCCATAGCTTTTGCTTTAAACTTTAGAGACTTCAAGTAGTCTATAGCTTCATCAATGACCAACATTGGGTGCTTGCCCTCAGCACCAGGGACCATGGTTTCAAGAAGTTTCAAAGTCTCTCGTAACTTGTCTTTTTTTGATGAAAAATTGGAATCCATTAGATGTCCTTGGCTATCGCCACCACTGTAGCTTGACTTCATATCAACTCTATAGTTGTTAAGTGCATCTACTTTCACTGAAACGGGAGCTTCTGACAATTTCTTGTGCCCACCATCTACCATTCTCTGCCTTTTTCTGGGGCCATCGGAACTAGCAACTTCCTCATTCATTTCCTCAATTTGTTTATCATAAAGTTCCTTAATCAGCGGTGGAGAATGACCAGTGCTAGTTACTTCATCATCACTGATATAGTGATTGTCATCATCTGAATAAAGCAAGGCGTTTATTTCATCTGTGTCTTCATGCATCTCACTCTCCTCACCAGCAATTCCATTTTTCAAAGGatctttgtgaaataaataattttttaaatcaatATCCCCAGCAgcatcttcttcatcatcatttAAGCCATGACTACAATTCTTTGCACTAATTGAGATGGGAATCTGAGCAGTATCAGAACTATACATTACACTTGTTTGATTTCCAGTCTGATCAAAGATGATGAATTCCCTCTTAGAAAACTCAGTATTTGAATCAGGTATGGTCATTCGCCCAAATCCCAAAGATGAATCAAACTGTTTCTCCACAAGGCCTGGAAGTGCATTGGAATGCATGGTCCCGAAATAAGATGGAAAGCTATGTAGCAACCCGTTCCCATACTTCTGTTCCCAATTCAAACCACCATGATGAATAGATGATCCCCAAAATTCCGTTTGTGCAGAAGAGACATTAGTGTCTGGGTTCAGACATTGCAACCTGAACTTTAGCAACTCATTCATGCAATTTAAATTGGGCAGGTTCCCAGCAGAATGCCCAGGCTGAGGCCAGGAATCTCCAGTCTTAACCATCCAACAAAAAACAATCGCCTAATGTtgacaatgaaaagaaaaaaacaaattttcagaaagcaaccaaaaaattaaaaaaagattgcTCGAGATCATTTCAGCTGTGGTAAATAGGCAAGACTGGCAAAACCTACCACAAGATGTGAATATATCTCTGATTTCCCCTGTTCAATTACTCGCTGATTCTTTCagaa
It contains:
- the LOC103495379 gene encoding transcription factor bHLH143-like, with translation MVKTGDSWPQPGHSAGNLPNLNCMNELLKFRLQCLNPDTNVSSAQTEFWGSSIHHGGLNWEQKYGNGLLHSFPSYFGTMHSNALPGLVEKQFDSSLGFGRMTIPDSNTEFSKREFIIFDQTGNQTSVMYSSDTAQIPISISAKNCSHGLNDDEEDAAGDIDLKNYLFHKDPLKNGIAGEESEMHEDTDEINALLYSDDDNHYISDDEVTSTGHSPPLIKELYDKQIEEMNEEVASSDGPRKRQRMVDGGHKKLSEAPVSVKVDALNNYRVDMKSSYSGGDSQGHLMDSNFSSKKDKLRETLKLLETMVPGAEGKHPMLVIDEAIDYLKSLKFKAKAMGLAAATLPHRDVGQGYQDGRKRW
- the LOC103495378 gene encoding root phototropism protein 3 isoform X1 — its product is MWKFFFLTSYLCFFFFHPHFDNSLFPLKLNFQLKLFRVFSLSIMWESESESVRERGYGDGLLSPTKHSLKTDGFELRGRSWHVGTDIPSDLLVQVEDVDFHLHKCLLFSRSGKMTRLAYESRDPDLSKIVIKDLPGGTEAFLLAAKFCYGIPLDLTAANISGLRCAAEYLEMTEDYEEGNLIFKTEAFLSYVVLSSWSDSILVLKSCENLSPWAENLQIVRRCSDSIAWKACANPKGVRWSYTGKPQDIQSPKWNEMKEPIPGGSHTVPVDWWFEDVSILRIDHFVRVITAIKVKGMGYEQIGAAIMYYACKWLPGLVNHENGEGTEATNCSNGSGSSRKYNWNGDLHMVVVNPKNKISTIQVKERRMIIESLISILPPQKDSVSCSFLLQLLSMANVLKVAPALVTELEKRVGMQFEQATLKDLLIPSYNTSETMYDVDLVQRLLEHFLIQELTEDSSPSCQSFSGKDALEASQTTASSDQNAKMRVARLVDSYLTEVARDRNLSLTKFQVLAEALPESARSCDDGLYRAVDSYLKAHPTLSEHERKRLCRVMDCQKLSVDACMHAAQNERLPLRVVVQVLFSEQIKINNAIANNTIKEAGDSRFQPIASSRKTLLEGTPQSFQEGWTAAKKDINTLKFELDTVNIKYLELQNNLETLQRHFEKILKQKQTSSWSSGWKKLSKLTKMNAMENQDLVDQVPTTGEKARKTNRRWRNSIS
- the LOC103495378 gene encoding root phototropism protein 3 isoform X2, encoding MWESESESVRERGYGDGLLSPTKHSLKTDGFELRGRSWHVGTDIPSDLLVQVEDVDFHLHKCLLFSRSGKMTRLAYESRDPDLSKIVIKDLPGGTEAFLLAAKFCYGIPLDLTAANISGLRCAAEYLEMTEDYEEGNLIFKTEAFLSYVVLSSWSDSILVLKSCENLSPWAENLQIVRRCSDSIAWKACANPKGVRWSYTGKPQDIQSPKWNEMKEPIPGGSHTVPVDWWFEDVSILRIDHFVRVITAIKVKGMGYEQIGAAIMYYACKWLPGLVNHENGEGTEATNCSNGSGSSRKYNWNGDLHMVVVNPKNKISTIQVKERRMIIESLISILPPQKDSVSCSFLLQLLSMANVLKVAPALVTELEKRVGMQFEQATLKDLLIPSYNTSETMYDVDLVQRLLEHFLIQELTEDSSPSCQSFSGKDALEASQTTASSDQNAKMRVARLVDSYLTEVARDRNLSLTKFQVLAEALPESARSCDDGLYRAVDSYLKAHPTLSEHERKRLCRVMDCQKLSVDACMHAAQNERLPLRVVVQVLFSEQIKINNAIANNTIKEAGDSRFQPIASSRKTLLEGTPQSFQEGWTAAKKDINTLKFELDTVNIKYLELQNNLETLQRHFEKILKQKQTSSWSSGWKKLSKLTKMNAMENQDLVDQVPTTGEKARKTNRRWRNSIS